In the Phaseolus vulgaris cultivar G19833 chromosome 7, P. vulgaris v2.0, whole genome shotgun sequence genome, one interval contains:
- the LOC137828517 gene encoding protein TIME FOR COFFEE isoform X1, whose protein sequence is MDRIREARRNTMAANGLTRRRHRTNSLRDSPEEDGTMELQEPSRLRDRGGTGKKDRDRERERERERERERDRLGRSKKRRGDRLMHSSREDGVEDTSEESINDEDDDDDEDGGGGSGSASVRMLPLNPSSLSNHHRKSFPPAKVFRPTPPSTWKAADEMIGVSVPRKARSASTKRSHECWASSGSGILAEQNHRQPSTSPVRAASPSSSNASARKKIKQNGGAKFRPPKTTTSKPSSSAQEEIEIEIAEVLYGMMRQPQGPSKQEIIANDSTKFDSREPNKSSTDAKSPISNPQNSSSSATPISAVAPKRKRPRPVKHEDENPSSLSVRSSPISSTTKAESDQPSKIETFSSNLDKNNVGSATEAINLVNSQTVQASLEPVKQDSNASSESKQVSEEAEKQKDVGLSEVVVPPQSPKKESPMRQVADDDREDVKATKANPSISENENQWEEKFQIDLMAPPPPLRSSPERNVENNLVVDAEKEAKPMVKEDEKALRMNKEEAMVIEMEKVKAKGEETDSQRAGIVQKERGIDLQLDLEKADRVDPIGNVGSMVNKKQQHQNVQRQQQTNSEKNVQSNSLPLPLSVPSWPGGLPPMGRYMTPLQGVVSMDGTTVTSAAIPPPHLLFNQPRPKRCATHCYIARNILYHQQIARMNPFWPAAAGSASLYGAKPSNLNVVPSTDLHGNAPVRAANSSQDKGHGISVFSGHLGKDKAAQPASVDNSSRKQILLQQALPPGAPSNILHGPAFIFPLNQQQAAAAASVRPGSVKSLPVSSNGTPSSVSNSAPPNASSTGAAAAPTMSFSYPNMPSNEAPYLAILQNNAYSFPIPAHVGGPPGYRGTPHAQAFPFFNGSFYSSQMIHPSQIQQQQIPAQSQQNQQVHQNTSMSSGSSSSQKQHAQNQQQKPNNNTAGSNGVGSLQGFPVSKNPPSQPLQLQQQPPQRPNHHTSHPTRQIEYEMGGEDSPSTADSRLTRATMNIYGQNFAMPMQTPNFALMTPASISGAGSNGGHSEKKQSQQHPGPKAGGETGPAFAMSFAPINGVSGAPGLDLSSIAQNHSIMQSNHNYHIMAAAQAASAQLKKNYHAAEEGKNVNSSNNMDEERKAMPGKIPATMGQSIAFGRPDVSDPSLAAISGGNNAIDTSGRNLNLGSASSRASASVMPAAISTNAATTQQQMQRNQQQILQHQKQNQFAAAAAATARNKNPSTSNGNVYSDNLPSTSSMATKFSNAVSAFPQSGSAVGHSTQWKNNVRATTTSQSPPSMASTTPASSVKNIPQQQARSQQPHTQISFATNPKSSSAQVQPASSTQSPSPPVMVGSPTTSSMSKNTGSPRTTSASTASNKISQSSSLSSQQAKNTGVPARKSSPVGGRNVPSILNVPQLTPSSSTGSKSQLPQQQQKQQQMSKQALPQAQLFFSNPYVHSQSNSSTSTTTVPSGYYLPRRGPEQMQRSGSSGNSPAGNNVKGSSALPTQGLLHPAQFAAMQPSGSHPQFVPTGFSYAHVHSVPSVQVKPAEQKQPAGE, encoded by the exons ATGGACAGGATTAGAGAAGCAAGAAGAAACACTATGGCCGCTAATGGTTTAACCAGAAGAAGGCACAGAACTAACAGTCTCAGAGACTCACCAG AGGAAGATGGAACGATGGAGCTGCAAGAGCCATCGAGGTTGCGAGATCGAGGAGGGACTGGGAAAAAGGATCGAGATCGCGAGAGGGAGAGGGAGAGGGAGAGGGAGAGGGAAAGAGATCGATTGGGTCGGAGCAAGAAGAGGAGAGGGGATAGGTTGATGCATAGCAGCAGAGAAGATGGCGTCGAAGACACTTCGGAAGAGAGTATCAACGATGAAGATGACGATGACGACGAGGATGGCGGCGGCGGCAGTGGTAGCGCCTCAGTCAGAATGCTTCCGCTCAACCCCTCCTCGCTCTCCAACCACCATCGGAAGAGCTTCCCTCCGGCGAAAGTTTTTAGACCAACGCCGCCGTCGACGTGGAAGGCCGCCGATGAGATGATCGGAGTCTCCGTCCCCAGGAAAGCACGCTCCG CGTCTACGAAGAGGTCGCACGAATGCTGGGCTTCGAGCGGCAGCGGAATCTTGGCGGAGCAAAATCACCGACAGCCGTCGACCTCCCCGGTGAGGGCGGCCTCGCCTTCGTCTTCTAACGCTTCGGCTAGAAAGAAGATA AAGCAGAATGGAGGAGCCAAGTTTCGACCACCCAAAACGACGACGTCGAAGCCATCTTCTTCGGCGCAGGAAGAGATCGAAATAGAGATCGCGGAAGTGTTGTACGGCATGATGAGACAACCTCAGGGACCGTCGAAACAAGAAATCATCGCCAATGATTCCACCAAGTTTGATTCCCGAGAACCCAATAAATCTTCCACCGATGCAAAGTCACCGATCTCCAACCCCCAAAATTCAAGCTCTTCCGCCACACCCATCTCTGCTGTTG CTCCGAAGAGGAAACGGCCGCGACCGGTGAAGCACGAGGATGAGAATCCTTCGAGCTTGAGCGTCCGGAGCAGTCCCATTTCGTCAACGACGAAGGCTGAGAGCGATCAGCCTTCAAAGATCGAAACCTTTTCTTCTAATTTGGATAAGAACAACGTTGGGTCGGCTACCGAGGCGATCAATCTGGTGAATTCTCAAACGGTTCAGGCTTCGCTGGAGCCGGTGAAGCAAGACAGCAACGCGTCGTCGGAGTCTAAGCAGGTGTCTGAGGAAGCGGAGAAGCAGAAAGATGTGGGGTTGAGTGAGGTGGTGGTACCTCCTCAGTCGCCAAAGAAGGAATCTCCTATGCGACAAGTAGCAGATGATGACCGGGAAGATGTGAAAGCGACTAAAGC GAATCCATCTATATCCGAGAATGAAAATCAGTGGGAGGAGAAGTTCCAGATAGATCTGATG gcACCACCTCCTCCATTGAGGTCTTCTCCGGAAAGGAATGTGGAGAATAATTTGGTGGTTGACGCAGAAAAG GAAGCGAAGCCTATGGTGAAGGAGGACGAGAAAGCACTGAGAATGAACAAGGAAGAAGCAATGgttattgaaatggaaaaaGTGAAAGCAAAGGGAGAAGAAACTGATTCGCAGAGAGCGGGTATTGTGCAGAAAGAAAGAGGAATTGACTTGCAGCTTGATTTGGAGAAAGCTGATAGGGTGGATCCTATTGGCAATGTCGGTAGCATGGTTAACAAGAAGCAGCAACATCAGAACGTTCAGAGGCAGCAGCAAACAAATTCAGAGAAAAATG TTCAATCCAATTCTTTGCCTCTACCATTGTCTGTTCCCAGCTGGCCTGGCGGGCTTCCTCCCATGGG CAGATATATGACCCCTCTGCAAGGAGTTGTATCCATGGATGGGACTACCGTGACATCTGCAGCTATACCA CCTCCCCATCTTCTTTTTAATCAGCCTCGGCCAAAAAGGTGTGCAACCCACTGCTACATTGCTCGGAATATATTGTATCACCAGCAAATTGCGAGGATGAATCCATTCTGGCCAGCAGCAGCAGGTTCTGCATCACTGTATGGTGCCAAGCCTAGCAATCTTAATGTTGTACCCTCCACAGACTTGCACGGCAATGCTCCCGTCAGGGCTGCTAACTCTTCTCAGGACAAAGGGCACGGTATTTCCGTGTTTTCAGGACATTTGGGGAAGGATAAAGCCGCTCAACCTGCCAGTGTGGATAATTCATCTAGAAAGCAAATTTTACTTCAGCAAGCTCTACCCCCAGGAGCACCTAGCAATATCTTG CATGGCCCTGCTTTCATATTCCCACTGAATCAGCAGCAAGCGGCTGCTGCTGCATCTGTTCGGCCTGGATCTGTGAAGTCATTGCCAGTTTCAAGCAATGGAACACCATCCAGTGTGTCGAATTCAGCCCCTCCTAATGCTTCTAGCACAGGTGCTGCGGCTGCTCCAACAATGAGTTTCAGCTATCCAAATATGCCTAGCAATGAAGCTCCGTACTTGGCGATTTTGCAGAATAATGCTTACTCATTTCCTATTCCAGCACATGTTGGTGGTCCACCTGGGTACCGTGGGACTCCCCATGCCCAGGCCTTTCCATTCTTCAACGGCTCATTCTATTCTTCTCAAATGATACATCCTTCACAGATTCAGCAGCAGCAAATTCCTGCTCAGTCACAGCAGAACCAACAGGTCCATCAAAATACCAGTATGTCTAGTGGATCCTCCTCTTCTCAGAAGCAGCATGCTCAGAATCAACAACAGAAGCCTAATAATAATACTGCTGGATCCAATGGGGTTGGAAGCTTGCAAGGCTTTCCTGTCTCCAAAAACCCACCATCACAGCCACTACAGTTGCAACAGCAACCACCGCAGAGGCCGAATCATCACACTTCTCATCCAACTCGCCAAATTGAGTATGAGATGGGCGGTGAAGACAGTCCATCCACTGCTGACAGTCGTCTAACTCGTGCTACCATGAACATTTATGGTCAAAATTTTGCAATGCCTATGCAGACGCCAAACTTTGCTTTGATGACACCTGCCTCAATAAGTGGTGCTGGTTCCAATGGCGGTCACAGTGAGAAGAAGCAATCCCAGCAGCACCCTGGTCCAAAGGCTGGAGGTGAAACAGGTCCTGCGTTTGCCATGTCATTTGCACCCATCAATGGAGTTTCTGGCGCCCCTGGACTTGACCTCTCATCTATTGCACAAAATCATTCAATCATGCAGAGTAATCATAATTATCATATAATGGCAGCTGCACAAGCTGCCAGTGCCCAGTTGAAGAAAAATTATCATGCTGCTGAGGAAGGGAAAAATGTTAATTCTTCTAATAATATGGACGAAGAGAGAAAAGCAATGCCCGGGAAAATTCCAGCAACAATGGGGCAATCCATCGCATTCGGAAGGCCAGACGTATCTGATCCTTCACTAGCGGCAATATCCGGTGGCAACAATGCCATTGATACCTCTGGTCGTAACCTCAACCTCGGTTCTGCTTCTTCCCGGGCTTCTGCTTCAGTTATGCCTGCTGCCATCAGCACTAATGCAGCCACTACTCAGCAACAAATGCAGCGAAATCAGCAGCAAATTCTTCAGCATCAGAAGCAGAACCAATTTGCAGCTGCCGCTGCAGCTACCGCCCGCAACAAGAACCCATCAACAAGCAATGGCAATGTGTACTCTGATAACCTCCCTTCTACATCTTCAATGGCAACCAAGTTTTCTAATGCTGTATCGGCGTTTCCTCAGAGCGGCAGCGCAGTGGGTCATTCCACTCAGTGGAAGAACAATGTAAGGGCAACAACCACTTCACAGTCACCTCCATCCATGGCTTCAACTACACCAGCTTCGTCAGTCAAGAATATTCCACAGCAGCAGGCTCGTTCCCAGCAACCTCATACCCAAATATCTTTTGCAACAAATCCAAAATCATCCTCAGCACAAGTGCAACCTGCAAGTTCCACCCAGTCCCCATCTCCCCCAGTCATGGTTGGTTCACCAACTACTTCTTCAATGTCCAAAAATACAGGTAGTCCAAGGACGACTTCAGCTTCAACGGCTAGCAATAAGATAAGTCAAAGTTCTTCCTTGTCCTCCCAGCAAGCCAAGAACACTGGTGTGCCTGCTCGAAAATCATCACCTGTTGGTGGCAGGAATGTGCCTTCAATACTCAATGTCCCTCAGCTAACTCCCTCTTCCAGCACTGGGAGTAAATCCCAATTGCCACAGCAGCAACAAAAGCAGCAGCAAATGTCAAAGCAAGCATTGCCACAGGCCCAGCTTTTCTTCTCAAATCCTTACGTGCATTCACAATCCAACAGCTCCACTTCCACCACCACTGTACCAAGTGGTTATTATCTTCCACGGCGTGGCCCTGAGCAGATGCAGCGATCGGGTTCTTCCGGCAATTCCCCTGCTGGAAACAATGTGAAAGGCAGCAGTGCCTTGCCTACACAGGGGCTTTTGCATCCCGCACAGTTTGCTGCAATGCAACCCTCTGGGAGCCACCCTCAGTTTGTTCCTACTGGCTTTTCTTATGCTCATGTTCATTCTGTGCCCTCTGTTCAAGTGAAGCCAGCGGAGCAGAAACAACCTGCGGGTGAGTAG
- the LOC137828517 gene encoding protein TIME FOR COFFEE isoform X2 produces the protein MDRIREARRNTMAANGLTRRRHRTNSLRDSPEEDGTMELQEPSRLRDRGGTGKKDRDRERERERERERERDRLGRSKKRRGDRLMHSSREDGVEDTSEESINDEDDDDDEDGGGGSGSASVRMLPLNPSSLSNHHRKSFPPAKVFRPTPPSTWKAADEMIGVSVPRKARSASTKRSHECWASSGSGILAEQNHRQPSTSPVRAASPSSSNASARKKIKQNGGAKFRPPKTTTSKPSSSAQEEIEIEIAEVLYGMMRQPQGPSKQEIIANDSTKFDSREPNKSSTDAKSPISNPQNSSSSATPISAVAPKRKRPRPVKHEDENPSSLSVRSSPISSTTKAESDQPSKIETFSSNLDKNNVGSATEAINLVNSQTVQASLEPVKQDSNASSESKQVSEEAEKQKDVGLSEVVVPPQSPKKESPMRQVADDDREDVKATKANPSISENENQWEEKFQIDLMAPPPPLRSSPERNVENNLVVDAEKEAKPMVKEDEKALRMNKEEAMVIEMEKVKAKGEETDSQRAGIVQKERGIDLQLDLEKADRVDPIGNVGSMVNKKQQHQNVQRQQQTNSEKNVQSNSLPLPLSVPSWPGGLPPMGYMTPLQGVVSMDGTTVTSAAIPPPHLLFNQPRPKRCATHCYIARNILYHQQIARMNPFWPAAAGSASLYGAKPSNLNVVPSTDLHGNAPVRAANSSQDKGHGISVFSGHLGKDKAAQPASVDNSSRKQILLQQALPPGAPSNILHGPAFIFPLNQQQAAAAASVRPGSVKSLPVSSNGTPSSVSNSAPPNASSTGAAAAPTMSFSYPNMPSNEAPYLAILQNNAYSFPIPAHVGGPPGYRGTPHAQAFPFFNGSFYSSQMIHPSQIQQQQIPAQSQQNQQVHQNTSMSSGSSSSQKQHAQNQQQKPNNNTAGSNGVGSLQGFPVSKNPPSQPLQLQQQPPQRPNHHTSHPTRQIEYEMGGEDSPSTADSRLTRATMNIYGQNFAMPMQTPNFALMTPASISGAGSNGGHSEKKQSQQHPGPKAGGETGPAFAMSFAPINGVSGAPGLDLSSIAQNHSIMQSNHNYHIMAAAQAASAQLKKNYHAAEEGKNVNSSNNMDEERKAMPGKIPATMGQSIAFGRPDVSDPSLAAISGGNNAIDTSGRNLNLGSASSRASASVMPAAISTNAATTQQQMQRNQQQILQHQKQNQFAAAAAATARNKNPSTSNGNVYSDNLPSTSSMATKFSNAVSAFPQSGSAVGHSTQWKNNVRATTTSQSPPSMASTTPASSVKNIPQQQARSQQPHTQISFATNPKSSSAQVQPASSTQSPSPPVMVGSPTTSSMSKNTGSPRTTSASTASNKISQSSSLSSQQAKNTGVPARKSSPVGGRNVPSILNVPQLTPSSSTGSKSQLPQQQQKQQQMSKQALPQAQLFFSNPYVHSQSNSSTSTTTVPSGYYLPRRGPEQMQRSGSSGNSPAGNNVKGSSALPTQGLLHPAQFAAMQPSGSHPQFVPTGFSYAHVHSVPSVQVKPAEQKQPAGE, from the exons ATGGACAGGATTAGAGAAGCAAGAAGAAACACTATGGCCGCTAATGGTTTAACCAGAAGAAGGCACAGAACTAACAGTCTCAGAGACTCACCAG AGGAAGATGGAACGATGGAGCTGCAAGAGCCATCGAGGTTGCGAGATCGAGGAGGGACTGGGAAAAAGGATCGAGATCGCGAGAGGGAGAGGGAGAGGGAGAGGGAGAGGGAAAGAGATCGATTGGGTCGGAGCAAGAAGAGGAGAGGGGATAGGTTGATGCATAGCAGCAGAGAAGATGGCGTCGAAGACACTTCGGAAGAGAGTATCAACGATGAAGATGACGATGACGACGAGGATGGCGGCGGCGGCAGTGGTAGCGCCTCAGTCAGAATGCTTCCGCTCAACCCCTCCTCGCTCTCCAACCACCATCGGAAGAGCTTCCCTCCGGCGAAAGTTTTTAGACCAACGCCGCCGTCGACGTGGAAGGCCGCCGATGAGATGATCGGAGTCTCCGTCCCCAGGAAAGCACGCTCCG CGTCTACGAAGAGGTCGCACGAATGCTGGGCTTCGAGCGGCAGCGGAATCTTGGCGGAGCAAAATCACCGACAGCCGTCGACCTCCCCGGTGAGGGCGGCCTCGCCTTCGTCTTCTAACGCTTCGGCTAGAAAGAAGATA AAGCAGAATGGAGGAGCCAAGTTTCGACCACCCAAAACGACGACGTCGAAGCCATCTTCTTCGGCGCAGGAAGAGATCGAAATAGAGATCGCGGAAGTGTTGTACGGCATGATGAGACAACCTCAGGGACCGTCGAAACAAGAAATCATCGCCAATGATTCCACCAAGTTTGATTCCCGAGAACCCAATAAATCTTCCACCGATGCAAAGTCACCGATCTCCAACCCCCAAAATTCAAGCTCTTCCGCCACACCCATCTCTGCTGTTG CTCCGAAGAGGAAACGGCCGCGACCGGTGAAGCACGAGGATGAGAATCCTTCGAGCTTGAGCGTCCGGAGCAGTCCCATTTCGTCAACGACGAAGGCTGAGAGCGATCAGCCTTCAAAGATCGAAACCTTTTCTTCTAATTTGGATAAGAACAACGTTGGGTCGGCTACCGAGGCGATCAATCTGGTGAATTCTCAAACGGTTCAGGCTTCGCTGGAGCCGGTGAAGCAAGACAGCAACGCGTCGTCGGAGTCTAAGCAGGTGTCTGAGGAAGCGGAGAAGCAGAAAGATGTGGGGTTGAGTGAGGTGGTGGTACCTCCTCAGTCGCCAAAGAAGGAATCTCCTATGCGACAAGTAGCAGATGATGACCGGGAAGATGTGAAAGCGACTAAAGC GAATCCATCTATATCCGAGAATGAAAATCAGTGGGAGGAGAAGTTCCAGATAGATCTGATG gcACCACCTCCTCCATTGAGGTCTTCTCCGGAAAGGAATGTGGAGAATAATTTGGTGGTTGACGCAGAAAAG GAAGCGAAGCCTATGGTGAAGGAGGACGAGAAAGCACTGAGAATGAACAAGGAAGAAGCAATGgttattgaaatggaaaaaGTGAAAGCAAAGGGAGAAGAAACTGATTCGCAGAGAGCGGGTATTGTGCAGAAAGAAAGAGGAATTGACTTGCAGCTTGATTTGGAGAAAGCTGATAGGGTGGATCCTATTGGCAATGTCGGTAGCATGGTTAACAAGAAGCAGCAACATCAGAACGTTCAGAGGCAGCAGCAAACAAATTCAGAGAAAAATG TTCAATCCAATTCTTTGCCTCTACCATTGTCTGTTCCCAGCTGGCCTGGCGGGCTTCCTCCCATGGG ATATATGACCCCTCTGCAAGGAGTTGTATCCATGGATGGGACTACCGTGACATCTGCAGCTATACCA CCTCCCCATCTTCTTTTTAATCAGCCTCGGCCAAAAAGGTGTGCAACCCACTGCTACATTGCTCGGAATATATTGTATCACCAGCAAATTGCGAGGATGAATCCATTCTGGCCAGCAGCAGCAGGTTCTGCATCACTGTATGGTGCCAAGCCTAGCAATCTTAATGTTGTACCCTCCACAGACTTGCACGGCAATGCTCCCGTCAGGGCTGCTAACTCTTCTCAGGACAAAGGGCACGGTATTTCCGTGTTTTCAGGACATTTGGGGAAGGATAAAGCCGCTCAACCTGCCAGTGTGGATAATTCATCTAGAAAGCAAATTTTACTTCAGCAAGCTCTACCCCCAGGAGCACCTAGCAATATCTTG CATGGCCCTGCTTTCATATTCCCACTGAATCAGCAGCAAGCGGCTGCTGCTGCATCTGTTCGGCCTGGATCTGTGAAGTCATTGCCAGTTTCAAGCAATGGAACACCATCCAGTGTGTCGAATTCAGCCCCTCCTAATGCTTCTAGCACAGGTGCTGCGGCTGCTCCAACAATGAGTTTCAGCTATCCAAATATGCCTAGCAATGAAGCTCCGTACTTGGCGATTTTGCAGAATAATGCTTACTCATTTCCTATTCCAGCACATGTTGGTGGTCCACCTGGGTACCGTGGGACTCCCCATGCCCAGGCCTTTCCATTCTTCAACGGCTCATTCTATTCTTCTCAAATGATACATCCTTCACAGATTCAGCAGCAGCAAATTCCTGCTCAGTCACAGCAGAACCAACAGGTCCATCAAAATACCAGTATGTCTAGTGGATCCTCCTCTTCTCAGAAGCAGCATGCTCAGAATCAACAACAGAAGCCTAATAATAATACTGCTGGATCCAATGGGGTTGGAAGCTTGCAAGGCTTTCCTGTCTCCAAAAACCCACCATCACAGCCACTACAGTTGCAACAGCAACCACCGCAGAGGCCGAATCATCACACTTCTCATCCAACTCGCCAAATTGAGTATGAGATGGGCGGTGAAGACAGTCCATCCACTGCTGACAGTCGTCTAACTCGTGCTACCATGAACATTTATGGTCAAAATTTTGCAATGCCTATGCAGACGCCAAACTTTGCTTTGATGACACCTGCCTCAATAAGTGGTGCTGGTTCCAATGGCGGTCACAGTGAGAAGAAGCAATCCCAGCAGCACCCTGGTCCAAAGGCTGGAGGTGAAACAGGTCCTGCGTTTGCCATGTCATTTGCACCCATCAATGGAGTTTCTGGCGCCCCTGGACTTGACCTCTCATCTATTGCACAAAATCATTCAATCATGCAGAGTAATCATAATTATCATATAATGGCAGCTGCACAAGCTGCCAGTGCCCAGTTGAAGAAAAATTATCATGCTGCTGAGGAAGGGAAAAATGTTAATTCTTCTAATAATATGGACGAAGAGAGAAAAGCAATGCCCGGGAAAATTCCAGCAACAATGGGGCAATCCATCGCATTCGGAAGGCCAGACGTATCTGATCCTTCACTAGCGGCAATATCCGGTGGCAACAATGCCATTGATACCTCTGGTCGTAACCTCAACCTCGGTTCTGCTTCTTCCCGGGCTTCTGCTTCAGTTATGCCTGCTGCCATCAGCACTAATGCAGCCACTACTCAGCAACAAATGCAGCGAAATCAGCAGCAAATTCTTCAGCATCAGAAGCAGAACCAATTTGCAGCTGCCGCTGCAGCTACCGCCCGCAACAAGAACCCATCAACAAGCAATGGCAATGTGTACTCTGATAACCTCCCTTCTACATCTTCAATGGCAACCAAGTTTTCTAATGCTGTATCGGCGTTTCCTCAGAGCGGCAGCGCAGTGGGTCATTCCACTCAGTGGAAGAACAATGTAAGGGCAACAACCACTTCACAGTCACCTCCATCCATGGCTTCAACTACACCAGCTTCGTCAGTCAAGAATATTCCACAGCAGCAGGCTCGTTCCCAGCAACCTCATACCCAAATATCTTTTGCAACAAATCCAAAATCATCCTCAGCACAAGTGCAACCTGCAAGTTCCACCCAGTCCCCATCTCCCCCAGTCATGGTTGGTTCACCAACTACTTCTTCAATGTCCAAAAATACAGGTAGTCCAAGGACGACTTCAGCTTCAACGGCTAGCAATAAGATAAGTCAAAGTTCTTCCTTGTCCTCCCAGCAAGCCAAGAACACTGGTGTGCCTGCTCGAAAATCATCACCTGTTGGTGGCAGGAATGTGCCTTCAATACTCAATGTCCCTCAGCTAACTCCCTCTTCCAGCACTGGGAGTAAATCCCAATTGCCACAGCAGCAACAAAAGCAGCAGCAAATGTCAAAGCAAGCATTGCCACAGGCCCAGCTTTTCTTCTCAAATCCTTACGTGCATTCACAATCCAACAGCTCCACTTCCACCACCACTGTACCAAGTGGTTATTATCTTCCACGGCGTGGCCCTGAGCAGATGCAGCGATCGGGTTCTTCCGGCAATTCCCCTGCTGGAAACAATGTGAAAGGCAGCAGTGCCTTGCCTACACAGGGGCTTTTGCATCCCGCACAGTTTGCTGCAATGCAACCCTCTGGGAGCCACCCTCAGTTTGTTCCTACTGGCTTTTCTTATGCTCATGTTCATTCTGTGCCCTCTGTTCAAGTGAAGCCAGCGGAGCAGAAACAACCTGCGGGTGAGTAG